In a genomic window of Labilithrix sp.:
- a CDS encoding SNF2 helicase associated domain-containing protein, whose protein sequence is MSWLAAIDPSFVDDRFGAATVDAALARSRIYAELPALDDAGRLTASIVDTESGRLTTPMKVALRVRTEPPHPGASPPPRARPSASPASREGGGRASEPSAAVIDVACACRHPRLCEHAVWLLVDVAFAPALRAALYRTHPPASVPREVDDAAIEARSVLDLVDALPAVRVAALEARTLDDRIAAWLPRGDFDDAELEIAVEITTLADGRSAIMLRHRRRGTTRVIPAKDVLALRLSQRRRALVDLTAPHHADKQALVASRGQASLVVELLKDEIGAFGERFKGHLRFARDRVRPRVEREGERLVVRWRAESGATIAAASDAVLFAGAFPWLWSGPARGFFPVAPDVDLDAALGMQRVPSLPLDEDERVGRAILARGGGLGIDLPSAHALGLPPLERPTFELRLGGTPLDVRGELWAVYRAGRFRIGRQPNDTRDRAAEDEAVARAEAAGLSFEGEGELVAYEESAVRLWQGGMEELRAAGFDVHIAESIAKTRVGPAVEVDVHVGSEVGWLDTELEFRAGALVVEIAELHEAIVRGRRWIALDDGTLARVTEDVAALLGDAVLRDASLRLPSHQLGRLERWRALAGENVRVTIDPRTAARARPALAALPRALSAALRPYQLEGLAWLQHLQRVGAGGLLADDMGLGKTLTTLAFLARWKEDAGGEPSLVVCPTSMLGTWAREAERFTPDLRVARYRRGASFADADVVLVSYGIMRNEAERLVKTRFRAVVLDEAQNVKNPGAETSRAARRLDAEMRIALTGTPVENRLAELWSLLTFANPGMLGALADFTERYEVPMTFRPDGAVAAELRALVRPFVLRRTKVEVLSDLPPKTEIERVCVFGARQKRLYDALAIALRQAVAKKEKKRAGARVELSVLTAILRLRQMACDPRLVDEDASAADSAKRAAFLDLVRELVSEDRRALVFSQFTELLTLWRDDLDRAGVRYEYLDGATRERDAAVLRFQEGDAPLFLISLKAGGAGLNLTAADTVIHLDPWWNEAAEAQATDRAHRPGQTRPVTVVRLVAEGTIEDKLALLKRAKRDLAAAVLRGDLDDDDLTVLLGASSGEADDEPAATS, encoded by the coding sequence GTGAGCTGGCTCGCGGCGATCGACCCGTCGTTCGTGGACGATCGCTTCGGCGCAGCGACGGTCGATGCAGCGCTCGCGCGATCGCGCATCTACGCCGAGCTGCCGGCGCTCGACGACGCCGGCCGCCTCACCGCGTCCATCGTCGACACCGAGAGCGGTCGCCTCACGACCCCGATGAAGGTCGCGCTCCGCGTCCGCACGGAGCCCCCACACCCCGGCGCTTCGCCGCCGCCACGGGCGCGCCCGAGCGCGTCACCTGCGAGCCGCGAGGGCGGCGGGCGCGCGAGCGAGCCGAGCGCGGCGGTCATCGATGTCGCGTGCGCGTGCAGGCACCCGCGGTTGTGCGAGCACGCGGTGTGGCTGCTCGTCGACGTCGCCTTCGCCCCGGCGCTTCGCGCCGCGCTCTACCGAACGCACCCGCCGGCGTCCGTGCCGCGCGAGGTCGACGATGCGGCGATCGAGGCGCGGTCGGTGCTCGACCTCGTCGACGCGCTCCCCGCCGTGCGTGTCGCGGCGCTCGAGGCGCGGACGCTCGACGATCGGATCGCCGCCTGGCTGCCGCGAGGGGACTTCGACGACGCCGAGCTCGAGATCGCGGTCGAGATCACCACGCTCGCGGACGGGCGCTCCGCGATCATGCTCCGTCATCGCCGCCGCGGCACCACGCGCGTCATCCCGGCGAAGGACGTGCTCGCGCTCAGGCTCTCGCAGCGGCGCCGCGCGCTCGTCGACCTCACGGCGCCGCATCACGCCGACAAGCAAGCGCTCGTCGCGTCGCGCGGGCAGGCGTCGCTCGTGGTGGAGCTCCTGAAGGACGAGATCGGCGCGTTCGGCGAGCGCTTCAAGGGACACCTCCGCTTCGCGCGCGATCGCGTGCGCCCGCGCGTCGAGCGGGAAGGGGAGCGGCTCGTCGTGCGATGGCGCGCCGAGAGCGGCGCCACGATCGCCGCCGCCTCCGACGCGGTCCTCTTCGCCGGCGCGTTCCCGTGGCTCTGGAGCGGACCCGCGCGCGGCTTCTTCCCCGTCGCGCCCGACGTCGATCTCGACGCCGCGCTCGGGATGCAGCGCGTCCCGTCGCTGCCGCTCGACGAGGACGAACGCGTCGGCCGCGCGATCCTCGCGCGCGGCGGCGGCCTCGGGATCGACCTCCCGTCCGCGCACGCGCTGGGCCTCCCGCCGCTCGAACGCCCCACCTTCGAGCTCCGCCTCGGCGGCACCCCCCTCGACGTGCGCGGCGAGCTGTGGGCGGTGTATCGCGCCGGCCGCTTCCGCATCGGGCGGCAGCCGAACGACACCCGCGATCGCGCGGCGGAAGACGAAGCGGTCGCGCGCGCCGAAGCGGCGGGCCTCTCCTTCGAAGGAGAAGGCGAGCTCGTCGCGTACGAGGAGTCCGCGGTGCGGCTGTGGCAGGGCGGGATGGAGGAGCTCCGCGCGGCCGGCTTCGACGTGCACATCGCCGAGTCGATCGCGAAGACGCGCGTGGGCCCTGCCGTCGAGGTCGACGTGCACGTCGGCTCCGAGGTCGGTTGGCTCGACACCGAGCTCGAGTTCCGCGCCGGCGCGCTCGTCGTCGAGATCGCCGAGCTGCACGAGGCGATCGTGCGCGGCCGCCGCTGGATCGCGCTCGACGACGGCACCCTCGCGCGCGTGACCGAGGACGTCGCGGCGCTCCTCGGCGACGCCGTCCTCCGCGACGCGTCGCTCCGCCTGCCGTCGCATCAGCTCGGCCGCCTCGAGCGCTGGCGCGCGCTCGCGGGCGAGAACGTGCGCGTCACGATCGATCCGCGCACCGCCGCGCGCGCGCGGCCCGCTCTCGCCGCGCTCCCGCGCGCCCTCTCCGCCGCGCTCCGCCCCTACCAGCTCGAAGGCCTCGCCTGGCTGCAGCACCTCCAGCGCGTCGGCGCCGGCGGCCTCCTCGCCGACGACATGGGCCTCGGCAAGACGCTGACGACGCTCGCGTTCCTCGCGCGCTGGAAGGAAGACGCGGGCGGAGAGCCCTCGCTCGTCGTCTGTCCGACCTCGATGCTCGGGACGTGGGCGCGCGAGGCGGAGCGCTTCACGCCCGACCTCCGCGTCGCGCGGTACCGCCGCGGAGCGAGCTTCGCCGACGCCGACGTCGTGCTCGTGTCGTACGGGATCATGCGGAACGAGGCGGAGCGGCTCGTCAAGACGCGGTTCCGCGCGGTCGTCCTCGACGAGGCGCAGAACGTGAAGAACCCGGGCGCGGAGACGTCGCGCGCGGCGCGGCGGCTCGACGCCGAGATGCGTATCGCGCTCACGGGCACGCCGGTCGAGAACCGCCTCGCGGAGCTGTGGTCGCTCCTCACCTTCGCGAACCCCGGCATGCTCGGCGCGCTCGCCGACTTCACCGAGCGCTACGAGGTGCCGATGACGTTCCGCCCCGACGGCGCGGTCGCGGCGGAGCTCCGCGCGCTCGTGCGCCCGTTCGTCCTCCGCCGCACGAAGGTGGAGGTGCTCTCCGACTTGCCGCCGAAGACCGAGATCGAGCGCGTGTGCGTCTTCGGCGCGCGGCAGAAGCGCCTCTACGACGCGCTCGCGATCGCGCTCCGGCAAGCGGTCGCGAAGAAGGAGAAGAAACGAGCGGGCGCGCGCGTCGAGCTCTCGGTGCTCACCGCGATCCTCCGCTTGCGGCAGATGGCGTGCGATCCACGCCTCGTCGACGAGGACGCGTCCGCCGCCGACAGCGCGAAGCGCGCCGCGTTCCTCGACCTCGTGCGCGAGCTCGTCTCGGAGGACCGTCGCGCGCTCGTGTTCTCGCAGTTCACGGAGCTGCTCACGCTCTGGCGCGACGACCTCGATCGCGCCGGCGTGCGCTACGAGTACCTCGACGGCGCGACGCGCGAGCGCGACGCCGCCGTCCTTCGCTTCCAGGAAGGCGACGCGCCGCTCTTCCTCATCTCGCTCAAGGCGGGCGGCGCGGGCCTGAACCTCACCGCCGCCGACACCGTCATCCACCTCGATCCGTGGTGGAACGAAGCGGCGGAGGCGCAGGCGACCGATCGCGCCCACCGGCCCGGCCAGACGCGACCCGTCACCGTCGTTCGCCTCGTCGCGGAGGGCACGATCGAGGACAAGCTCGCGCTGTTGAAGCGCGCGAAGCGCGATCTCGCCGCCGCGGTCCTGCGCGGCGATCTCGACGACGACGACCTCACCGTCCTCCTCGGCGCGTCGTCGGGCGAAGCGGACGACGAGCCGGCCGCGACGAGCTAA
- a CDS encoding sulfatase — MREQTLRPEGQVALVVAALALGCTRTPPAPAEAGVLDAGPPPDAAVDAALEAAAAATLDKGPFNVLLVTVDSLRADMPWAGYERPIAPRLSALYKQSVAWTRAYSTSSFTSKSIPGFLTGKYPSELQRTGQFFTRYLDPKEFLCKNLSAEGISCVGAHAHMYFNPPGSGFEHGFSTWKIVPNLQFDYTTDPYITSDKLTPIAIDLMTEAAKDDKPFVAWFHYMDVHDKYFSHAESPHFGTKSRDLYDEEVFWTDMWIGKLLDFVESQPWGKKTAIIVSADHGEGFGEHNVWRHAHEVWEELVRVPLFAKVPGREPRTIDVPRSGIDIPATIAELVGMKDVPPMHGKSLLPEIDGATPEERDVVVDLPEDDHNERRRALIHGKYKLIAFGDDYRFSLFDLESDPGEKKDLWRESPDLAKEIRERYREVSKQIVYVHPRGGIPGKPEKDPKKR, encoded by the coding sequence GTGCGAGAACAAACACTGCGTCCTGAAGGACAAGTAGCCCTCGTCGTCGCGGCGCTCGCGCTCGGGTGCACGCGCACGCCGCCGGCTCCGGCGGAGGCGGGGGTGCTCGACGCCGGGCCGCCGCCCGACGCGGCGGTCGACGCCGCGCTCGAGGCGGCCGCTGCGGCCACCCTGGACAAGGGGCCTTTCAACGTCCTCCTCGTCACCGTCGACTCGCTCCGCGCCGACATGCCGTGGGCCGGCTACGAGCGGCCGATCGCGCCGCGTTTGTCTGCGCTCTACAAGCAATCGGTCGCCTGGACGCGCGCGTATTCGACGTCGTCGTTCACGTCGAAGAGCATCCCGGGCTTCCTCACCGGGAAGTACCCGTCGGAGCTGCAGCGGACGGGGCAGTTTTTCACGCGCTACCTCGATCCGAAGGAGTTTCTCTGCAAGAACCTCTCGGCGGAGGGGATCTCGTGCGTGGGCGCGCACGCGCACATGTATTTCAATCCGCCGGGTTCGGGCTTCGAGCACGGCTTCAGCACCTGGAAGATCGTCCCGAACCTCCAGTTCGACTACACGACGGACCCGTACATCACGAGCGACAAGCTCACGCCGATCGCGATCGATCTGATGACCGAGGCGGCGAAGGACGACAAGCCGTTCGTCGCGTGGTTCCACTACATGGACGTCCACGACAAGTACTTCTCGCACGCGGAGAGCCCGCACTTCGGGACGAAGAGCCGCGACCTCTACGACGAGGAGGTCTTCTGGACGGACATGTGGATCGGCAAGCTCCTCGATTTCGTGGAGAGCCAGCCGTGGGGGAAGAAGACGGCGATCATCGTCAGCGCCGATCACGGCGAGGGCTTCGGCGAGCACAACGTCTGGCGCCACGCGCACGAGGTCTGGGAGGAGCTCGTGCGGGTCCCGCTCTTCGCGAAGGTCCCGGGCCGAGAGCCGCGCACGATCGACGTACCGCGCTCCGGGATCGACATCCCCGCCACGATCGCGGAGCTGGTGGGGATGAAGGACGTGCCGCCGATGCACGGCAAGAGCCTGCTCCCGGAGATCGACGGCGCGACGCCGGAGGAGCGCGACGTCGTCGTCGACCTGCCGGAGGACGATCACAACGAGCGCCGCCGCGCGCTGATCCATGGAAAGTACAAGCTCATCGCGTTCGGCGACGACTACCGCTTCTCGCTCTTCGACCTCGAGTCCGACCCCGGCGAAAAGAAGGACCTCTGGCGCGAGAGCCCCGACCTCGCGAAGGAGATACGCGAACGCTACCGCGAGGTATCGAAGCAGATCGTCTACGTGCATCCACGCGGCGGCATCCCCGGCAAGCCAGAAAAGGACCCGAAGAAGCGGTGA